The proteins below are encoded in one region of Micromonospora sp. DSM 45708:
- a CDS encoding glycosyltransferase family 4 protein, translating to MPFRNDATDRGEQLRPDCPGPSATSPPGWRPLRVAMIGQKGVPATYGGIERHVEEMASRLAGLGHEVTVYCRDSYGAVEETRHRGIRLRRARTVPSKHLDAIVHSATSTLAALTERPDIVHYHGLGPVLTAPLARYASRARVVLTVHGLDNQRDKWGRAARAVLGTAYRLSGHLPDARVTVSRGLAAHYASRFGRPARYIPNGVAAPTHLPPRELSRFGLRPGNYLLLVGRLVPEKAADLLVRAFRQMPTDLRLAIVGGSAFTDSYVAQLRAAAGDDPRIVFTDFVYGDRLAELYSHAAAFVQPSRLEGLPLTVLEAASYGLPVVASDIEPHREVLDRDGPGQRLFRDGDVDDLRRALDTVIADLPAERAGAALLRDRVLAGYNWDAAARELEELYFSLALRAPRRGAPDVGSPAVGATAHVPRPRRPLD from the coding sequence GTGCCGTTCCGTAACGATGCCACCGACCGGGGGGAGCAGCTCCGCCCCGACTGCCCCGGGCCGAGCGCGACCTCCCCGCCGGGCTGGCGTCCCCTGCGGGTGGCGATGATCGGCCAGAAGGGCGTGCCGGCCACCTACGGGGGGATCGAACGGCACGTCGAGGAGATGGCCAGCAGGCTGGCCGGCCTCGGCCACGAGGTGACCGTCTACTGCCGGGACAGCTACGGCGCGGTCGAGGAGACCCGGCACCGGGGCATCCGGTTACGGCGGGCCCGCACCGTGCCCAGCAAGCACCTCGACGCCATCGTGCACTCGGCCACCTCCACCCTGGCGGCGCTGACCGAGCGCCCCGACATCGTGCACTACCACGGCCTCGGCCCGGTGCTGACCGCGCCGCTGGCCCGGTACGCCTCCCGGGCCCGGGTGGTGCTCACCGTGCACGGGCTGGACAACCAGCGCGACAAGTGGGGCCGGGCGGCGCGGGCCGTGCTCGGCACCGCGTACCGGCTCAGCGGGCACCTGCCCGACGCCCGGGTGACCGTCTCGCGGGGGCTGGCCGCGCACTACGCCAGCCGGTTCGGCCGGCCCGCCCGCTACATCCCCAACGGGGTGGCCGCCCCCACCCATCTGCCGCCCCGGGAACTGTCCCGGTTCGGCCTGCGCCCCGGCAACTACCTGCTGCTGGTCGGCCGGCTCGTCCCGGAGAAGGCCGCCGACCTGCTCGTGCGGGCGTTCCGTCAGATGCCGACCGACCTGCGGCTGGCCATCGTCGGCGGTTCGGCCTTCACCGACAGCTACGTCGCCCAGCTCCGTGCCGCCGCCGGTGACGACCCGCGCATCGTGTTCACCGACTTCGTCTACGGCGACCGGCTGGCCGAGCTGTATTCGCACGCGGCGGCCTTCGTGCAGCCGTCCCGCCTGGAGGGGCTGCCGCTGACCGTGCTGGAGGCCGCCTCGTACGGCCTGCCGGTGGTGGCCAGCGATATCGAACCCCACCGCGAGGTGCTCGACCGCGACGGCCCGGGGCAGCGGCTGTTCCGCGACGGCGACGTCGACGACCTGCGCCGGGCGCTGGACACGGTGATCGCCGACCTGCCTGCCGAACGGGCCGGCGCCGCGCTGCTGCGGGACCGGGTACTCGCCGGGTACAACTGGGACGCTGCCGCCCGCGAGCTGGAGGAACTCTACTTTTCGCTGGCTCTGCGCGCCCCCCGCCGGGGGGCACCGGACGTTGGGTCGCCCGCGGTCGGCGCAACGGCCCATGTCCCTCGACCTCGGCGACCGTTAGATTAG
- a CDS encoding O-antigen ligase family protein → MDGQRHGTEGDPTLPEGGQRRWAAGDPTARLLTAGAALLCAVMAVAVGMAATGGGRVGVVLPLVVLAGLVVGVLALTRFAAYVLLMLAVRSCVDLFKLSGPTAGRADGAAATRAMDPSTILAVLFLLAAGLWLAAQLRQRGRLRGSPLGVAMLLVGATSLISAAGAAQPVPSVLEALRIGTVVVMFVVLEQLMPDLPAVRRVLLAAYASLALAVGYTVVLSLLGHPPAEVKGDFTRISGPFSQSTTFGRYLMFMVIFGFGIHRYLSRRLRLGLGALLAASLLFLLLTNTRSAILGAGLGLLVVAVLHRSRRMLVALCLVAVAGVALLPSVAHRFGQLADSTAVGGGPTGNTLAWRVGYWSEIVSLANRNPVTGIGPNMTKFEADEAKKPHNDFLRAYVETGLAGLLAYLAMMALCLHTGLNALRRAPPGSLGRGIAIGFLGCAVAFVAVSAASNVISNVVTLWYFAAFAAAAGAVARGLPAGPTRVAPPRPVGTGWHNR, encoded by the coding sequence GTGGACGGACAGCGACACGGCACGGAGGGTGACCCCACCCTGCCCGAGGGCGGGCAGCGACGGTGGGCCGCCGGTGATCCGACCGCCCGCCTGCTGACCGCCGGCGCGGCCCTGCTCTGCGCCGTGATGGCGGTCGCCGTCGGGATGGCCGCCACCGGTGGTGGCCGGGTCGGCGTGGTGCTGCCCCTGGTGGTCCTCGCCGGGCTGGTCGTCGGCGTGCTCGCACTGACCCGGTTCGCGGCGTACGTGCTGCTGATGCTGGCGGTCCGCTCCTGCGTCGACCTGTTCAAGCTCAGCGGCCCGACGGCCGGCCGTGCCGACGGCGCGGCGGCGACCCGGGCGATGGACCCGTCGACGATCCTCGCGGTGCTGTTCCTGCTTGCCGCCGGCCTCTGGCTCGCCGCCCAGCTGCGCCAGCGGGGCCGGCTGCGCGGCTCGCCGCTCGGCGTGGCGATGCTGCTGGTCGGGGCCACCTCTCTGATCAGCGCGGCGGGGGCCGCCCAGCCGGTGCCCAGCGTCCTGGAGGCGCTGCGGATCGGCACCGTGGTGGTGATGTTCGTGGTCCTGGAGCAACTGATGCCGGACCTGCCGGCGGTCCGCCGGGTGCTGCTCGCCGCGTACGCCTCGCTGGCGCTGGCGGTCGGCTACACCGTCGTGCTGTCCCTGCTCGGCCACCCACCGGCCGAGGTCAAGGGGGACTTCACCCGGATCAGCGGGCCGTTCAGCCAGTCCACCACCTTCGGCCGCTACCTGATGTTCATGGTGATCTTCGGGTTCGGCATCCACCGCTACCTGAGCCGCCGGCTACGACTCGGCCTCGGCGCGTTGCTCGCCGCGTCGCTGCTGTTCCTGCTGCTCACCAACACCCGCAGCGCGATCCTCGGCGCGGGGCTGGGCCTGCTGGTGGTGGCGGTGCTGCACCGCAGCCGGCGGATGCTGGTGGCGCTCTGCCTGGTCGCGGTGGCCGGGGTCGCCCTGCTCCCGAGCGTGGCGCACCGCTTCGGGCAGCTCGCCGACAGCACCGCCGTGGGCGGCGGCCCGACCGGCAACACCCTCGCCTGGCGGGTCGGCTACTGGTCGGAGATCGTGTCGCTGGCCAACCGCAACCCGGTCACCGGGATCGGCCCCAACATGACCAAGTTCGAGGCCGACGAGGCGAAGAAGCCGCACAACGACTTCCTGCGCGCGTACGTGGAGACCGGGCTGGCCGGGCTGCTGGCGTACCTGGCGATGATGGCGCTGTGTCTGCACACCGGGCTGAACGCGCTGCGCCGGGCCCCACCGGGGAGCCTCGGCCGGGGTATCGCGATCGGGTTCCTGGGCTGCGCGGTCGCCTTCGTCGCGGTCAGCGCGGCGTCCAACGTGATCTCGAACGTGGTCACCCTGTGGTATTTCGCGGCGTTCGCCGCGGCAGCCGGCGCGGTCGCCCGGGGGCTACCGGCCGGGCCGACCCGGGTGGCGCCGCCCCGACCGGTCGGTACCGGGTGGCACAACCGATGA
- a CDS encoding Wzz/FepE/Etk N-terminal domain-containing protein, which produces MEIVDYLRFARRRLWLLVGIPLVAGVAAALVVLLGPQQYAATSYVAAPALVGGSAAQQYTGTQAANQFAAAFAAAVTSPQVVDQVAADTGVPADTLRDGLVVEQVGASSQLTVTYTAADRSTVAPVLVATGKRALAFLFASQVSIATDEVKAATDELTTATRAINDWEKANKVSQPDKLYQSTLQEIASLRQQQLQMQAVGNTRGANAAAESISAGQKRLDGLGPKLPDYQALLAQRDSATSALASARQGLQQARAQSQAADPEKVTSVGEVQPVSRAKALVALVLPVAGVGLLLAVLLVASLEWLSRSRRAGQPSAAGRAAPAPTGGRRDGDETVVLPVVTTTVPEQHRRR; this is translated from the coding sequence GTGGAGATCGTCGACTATCTGCGGTTCGCGCGGCGTCGACTCTGGCTGCTGGTGGGCATTCCGCTGGTGGCCGGGGTGGCGGCCGCGCTGGTCGTCCTGCTCGGCCCGCAGCAGTACGCGGCCACCTCGTACGTCGCCGCGCCCGCCCTGGTCGGCGGCAGTGCGGCCCAGCAGTACACCGGCACCCAGGCGGCCAACCAGTTCGCGGCGGCCTTCGCCGCGGCGGTGACCTCCCCGCAGGTGGTCGACCAGGTGGCGGCCGACACCGGGGTGCCCGCCGACACGCTGCGCGACGGGCTGGTGGTCGAGCAGGTCGGCGCGAGCAGCCAGCTCACCGTCACCTACACCGCCGCCGACCGGTCCACGGTCGCCCCGGTGCTCGTCGCGACCGGCAAGCGGGCCCTGGCCTTCCTCTTCGCCAGCCAGGTCAGCATCGCCACCGACGAGGTGAAGGCGGCCACCGACGAGCTGACCACCGCCACCCGGGCGATCAACGACTGGGAGAAGGCCAACAAGGTCAGCCAGCCGGACAAGCTCTACCAGTCGACCCTCCAGGAGATCGCCAGCCTGCGGCAGCAGCAGTTGCAGATGCAGGCGGTCGGCAACACCCGGGGGGCCAACGCCGCCGCCGAGTCGATCAGCGCCGGGCAGAAGCGGCTCGACGGGCTCGGCCCGAAGCTGCCCGACTACCAGGCGCTGCTCGCGCAACGGGACAGCGCCACCAGCGCGCTGGCCTCGGCCCGGCAGGGGCTGCAACAGGCCCGCGCCCAGTCCCAGGCCGCCGACCCGGAGAAGGTGACCAGCGTCGGCGAGGTGCAGCCGGTGTCCCGGGCCAAGGCGCTTGTCGCGCTGGTGCTCCCGGTGGCCGGCGTCGGCCTGCTGCTGGCCGTGCTCCTGGTCGCGTCGCTGGAGTGGCTGTCGCGCAGCCGCCGGGCCGGCCAGCCGTCGGCCGCCGGTCGGGCGGCTCCGGCCCCGACCGGTGGGCGGCGCGATGGCGACGAGACGGTGGTGCTGCCGGTCGTCACCACGACCGTGCCCGAGCAGCACCGACGCCGGTAG
- a CDS encoding flippase encodes MSHASARGDQHVRGMARGGGLNLLGALLSQAAVFLIMLLLARVLGIREVGRYAQCYAVLALAGLLSLSGFRAGLTRFVAVHLADADAPALRGTIRLGLAVSAGSSVVLAGALAVGAPWLADRLHDPGLVTGLRLVALTLPASTVCEAALAATRGWRTQRPFTFVGQLYEPGTRLLLTALALVTGVGLTGAFWALVVAGWSAALLALLALGRMVRRVPPARPVHRPGELFRFSTVSWVSSLSSTGLIWVDTLLLGFFANPDIGVYNVATRLVTVAIFVLAPVNAAFGPYLAHLHHRGDLDDVRRVYAVATGWVVRLSLPAFVALLVLPGDLLRVFGGGVATGAAVTVILALGQLVNAATGPCGTVLNMSGRVALNMADNLVALVLNVLLNLWLIPAYGIVGAAAAWSASLIVVNIARLVQVRHLTGALPFTVGMAKGLAAGGAALLAGLLVRWLVPGWPGRPVAGLATIVGVYLATVLALGLSREDLMVLRTLARRRRRDTDPAPAVDEAGRAVSR; translated from the coding sequence GTGTCGCACGCCTCCGCGCGGGGCGACCAGCACGTCCGGGGGATGGCCCGGGGCGGCGGGCTCAACCTGCTCGGCGCGCTGCTCAGCCAGGCGGCGGTCTTCCTGATCATGCTGCTGCTGGCGCGGGTGCTGGGCATCCGGGAGGTCGGCCGGTACGCCCAGTGCTACGCGGTGCTGGCGCTGGCCGGGCTGCTGTCACTGTCCGGGTTCCGGGCCGGCCTCACCCGGTTCGTGGCGGTTCACCTGGCCGACGCGGACGCCCCGGCGCTGCGCGGCACCATCCGGTTGGGACTGGCCGTCTCGGCCGGCTCGTCGGTCGTCCTCGCCGGGGCGCTGGCGGTGGGCGCACCCTGGCTCGCCGACCGGCTGCACGATCCGGGGCTGGTCACCGGCCTGCGGCTGGTCGCGCTCACCCTGCCCGCCTCGACGGTCTGCGAGGCGGCCCTCGCGGCGACCCGGGGCTGGCGTACCCAGCGGCCGTTCACCTTCGTCGGCCAGCTCTACGAGCCGGGCACCCGACTGCTGCTCACCGCGCTCGCCCTGGTCACCGGGGTGGGGCTGACCGGGGCCTTCTGGGCGCTGGTGGTGGCCGGCTGGTCGGCCGCCCTGCTCGCCCTCCTGGCGCTGGGGCGGATGGTGCGCCGGGTGCCGCCGGCCCGCCCGGTGCACCGGCCGGGGGAGCTGTTCCGCTTCTCCACGGTCAGCTGGGTGTCGTCGCTGTCGTCGACCGGGCTGATCTGGGTCGACACCCTGCTGCTCGGCTTCTTCGCCAACCCGGACATCGGCGTCTACAACGTCGCCACCCGGCTGGTCACCGTCGCCATCTTCGTCCTCGCGCCGGTCAACGCCGCGTTCGGGCCGTACCTGGCGCACCTCCACCACCGGGGGGACCTCGACGACGTCCGCCGGGTCTACGCGGTGGCCACCGGCTGGGTGGTCCGGCTGTCGCTGCCGGCGTTCGTGGCGCTGCTGGTCCTCCCCGGCGACCTGCTGCGCGTCTTCGGCGGCGGGGTCGCCACCGGCGCGGCGGTGACCGTGATCCTCGCCCTCGGCCAGCTCGTCAACGCGGCGACCGGCCCGTGTGGCACGGTGCTGAACATGTCCGGCCGGGTGGCCCTCAACATGGCCGACAACCTGGTCGCCCTGGTGCTCAACGTGCTGCTCAACCTGTGGCTCATCCCCGCGTACGGGATCGTCGGCGCGGCGGCGGCGTGGAGCGCCTCGCTGATCGTGGTCAACATCGCCCGGCTGGTGCAGGTTCGCCATCTGACCGGCGCGCTGCCGTTCACCGTCGGGATGGCCAAGGGGCTCGCCGCCGGAGGCGCCGCGCTGCTCGCCGGGCTGCTGGTGCGCTGGCTGGTGCCGGGCTGGCCGGGGCGGCCGGTCGCCGGGCTGGCCACGATCGTGGGCGTCTACCTGGCGACCGTGCTGGCGCTGGGGCTCAGCCGGGAGGATCTGATGGTGCTGCGTACCCTGGCCCGCCGGCGTCGCCGGGACACCGATCCCGCCCCGGCCGTCGACGAGGCCGGTCGGGCGGTGTCGCGGTGA
- a CDS encoding sulfotransferase family protein: protein MSAGPRRATVDRLRRMVRGTRAWGRAALPGPVGALPDFLIIGGQRCGTTSLYHYLAAHPDVRAATGKELQFFSLHYRRGPRWYRAHFPPATPGRRSFEASPYYLFHPAVPARVAATLPEARFVALLRDPVERAYSHYLHTRSYGVEPLGFAEALAAESGRLAAALADGPDTPAAHHALRNFSYAARGRYAEQLDRWYAHLPPERLHVIRSEDLYAHPATTYAGVLRFLGLAPYTPAEFARHTRRADTGPSPLAAELRAELSAAFAPHNARLAALLGWPRTW, encoded by the coding sequence GTGAGCGCGGGGCCGCGGCGGGCCACCGTGGACCGACTGCGCCGGATGGTACGCGGCACCCGCGCCTGGGGGCGGGCGGCGCTGCCCGGCCCGGTCGGCGCGCTGCCCGACTTCCTGATCATCGGCGGGCAACGGTGCGGCACCACCTCGCTGTACCACTACCTCGCCGCGCACCCCGACGTGCGGGCCGCCACCGGCAAGGAACTCCAGTTCTTCAGCCTGCACTACCGGCGTGGGCCGCGCTGGTACCGGGCGCACTTCCCACCGGCCACCCCGGGCCGGCGCAGCTTCGAGGCCAGCCCCTACTACCTGTTCCACCCCGCTGTGCCGGCCCGGGTGGCGGCGACGCTGCCCGAGGCCCGATTCGTGGCGCTGCTGCGCGACCCGGTGGAGCGGGCCTACTCGCACTACCTGCACACCCGCTCGTACGGGGTGGAGCCGTTGGGCTTCGCCGAGGCGCTCGCCGCCGAGTCGGGGCGGCTGGCCGCGGCGCTGGCCGACGGGCCGGACACCCCGGCGGCCCACCACGCGCTGCGCAACTTCTCCTACGCCGCCCGGGGCCGCTACGCGGAGCAGCTCGACCGCTGGTACGCCCACCTGCCCCCCGAACGGCTGCACGTGATCCGCAGCGAGGACCTGTACGCCCACCCGGCGACCACCTACGCGGGCGTGCTGCGGTTCCTCGGGCTGGCCCCGTACACCCCGGCGGAGTTCGCCCGGCACACCCGCCGGGCGGACACCGGCCCGTCCCCGCTCGCCGCCGAGTTGCGGGCCGAGCTGTCCGCCGCGTTCGCCCCGCACAACGCCCGCCTCGCCGCCCTGCTCGGCTGGCCCCGTACCTGGTGA
- a CDS encoding sulfotransferase family protein, whose product MAEPHTPAARAAAARGPIFLVGCQRSGTTMLRLVLDSHSRVSCGPETRFLADMQRIVGRDWERLARFGFPREYWLGHIADFFGGVQADYARSRGKTRWADKTPLYALSIDFLAEVFPDAQFVHVVRDGRDVVVSHRKRFGYWSAVKCVVKWPRYIRIARASGARLPADRYHELRYEETVTDPEKAMRGLFEFLGEPWEAGVLDYDGKQHDVAGKYTAEADRRRAAAGTDAPIYGSRVGTYRRELDPFLRVLVRIFSGATLRELGYR is encoded by the coding sequence GTGGCTGAACCGCACACCCCGGCGGCGCGGGCGGCAGCGGCCCGGGGGCCGATCTTCCTGGTCGGCTGCCAGCGGTCCGGCACCACGATGCTGCGGCTGGTGCTGGACTCGCACTCCCGGGTCAGTTGCGGCCCGGAGACCCGGTTCCTGGCCGACATGCAACGCATCGTCGGGCGGGACTGGGAACGGCTGGCCCGCTTCGGGTTCCCCCGGGAGTACTGGCTGGGCCACATCGCCGACTTCTTCGGCGGCGTCCAGGCCGACTACGCCCGGTCCCGGGGAAAGACCCGCTGGGCCGACAAGACACCGCTCTACGCGCTCTCCATCGACTTCCTGGCCGAGGTCTTTCCCGACGCGCAGTTCGTGCACGTCGTACGGGACGGCCGGGACGTGGTGGTGTCGCACCGCAAGCGGTTCGGCTACTGGTCGGCGGTGAAGTGCGTGGTGAAGTGGCCGCGCTACATCCGCATCGCCCGCGCCTCCGGGGCCCGGCTGCCGGCCGACCGCTACCACGAACTGCGCTACGAGGAGACGGTCACCGACCCGGAGAAGGCCATGCGGGGCCTGTTCGAGTTCCTCGGCGAACCCTGGGAGGCGGGCGTGCTCGACTACGACGGCAAACAGCACGACGTGGCGGGCAAGTACACCGCCGAGGCGGATCGTCGACGGGCCGCCGCCGGCACCGACGCCCCGATCTACGGCTCCCGGGTCGGCACCTACCGCCGGGAACTGGACCCCTTCCTGCGGGTGCTGGTCCGGATCTTCTCCGGTGCCACCCTGCGCGAACTGGGCTATCGGTGA
- a CDS encoding glycosyltransferase, whose translation MRVLHVNKFLYRRGGAEGYLLDVAELQRSDGDEVSFFGMTHPDNDAPTPYARHFPPRVELDPAPRGAGPRAAVAARMIWSPASRRGLARVLDEFRPDVVHLHNIYHQLSPSVLAAVRAARVPAVMTLHDYKLACPSYQMLDRGAVCDACVTGGPLRAARRRCKDGSFGASSLLAVESWLHRTTRAYGPVQAFVSPSRFLADVMRRAGVFPDRMHVVSHFVDVAATAVKAAPGGPVVFAGRLAPEKGVDVLIEALTRLPDDVVLEVAGDGPARDGLTELARRRAPGRVRFHGRLDKARLHELVRSATVVAVPSRWNENQPMAVLEAYGCGVPVVASDLGGLPELVTAGVDGEVVPPDDPVALAAGLARLLADPQRAYRMGRAGRARVERDFSPQAHLTRLREVYATAARTVREPA comes from the coding sequence ATGCGTGTCCTCCATGTCAACAAGTTCCTCTACCGGCGCGGCGGCGCCGAGGGCTACCTGCTCGACGTCGCCGAGCTGCAACGGAGCGACGGCGACGAGGTGAGCTTCTTCGGCATGACCCACCCGGACAACGACGCCCCCACCCCGTACGCCCGGCACTTCCCGCCCCGGGTGGAGCTGGACCCGGCGCCACGCGGCGCGGGCCCCCGGGCGGCGGTGGCGGCCCGGATGATCTGGTCGCCGGCCAGCCGGCGTGGCCTGGCCCGGGTGCTCGACGAGTTCCGGCCCGACGTGGTCCACCTGCACAACATCTACCACCAGCTCTCCCCGTCGGTGCTGGCCGCGGTGCGGGCCGCCCGGGTGCCGGCGGTGATGACCCTGCACGACTACAAGCTGGCCTGCCCCAGCTATCAGATGCTCGACCGGGGGGCGGTCTGCGACGCCTGCGTGACGGGCGGTCCGTTGCGCGCGGCCCGTCGCCGCTGCAAGGACGGTTCGTTCGGGGCCAGCTCGCTGCTGGCCGTCGAGTCCTGGCTGCACCGCACGACCCGGGCGTACGGGCCGGTGCAGGCGTTCGTCAGCCCCAGCCGGTTCCTGGCCGACGTGATGCGCCGGGCCGGTGTCTTCCCCGACCGGATGCACGTGGTGTCGCACTTCGTCGACGTCGCCGCGACGGCGGTGAAGGCGGCTCCCGGCGGGCCGGTGGTCTTCGCCGGCCGGCTGGCCCCGGAGAAGGGCGTCGACGTGCTCATCGAGGCGCTCACCCGCCTGCCCGACGACGTCGTGCTGGAGGTCGCCGGGGACGGCCCGGCCCGCGACGGGCTGACCGAGCTGGCCCGGCGGCGGGCCCCCGGCCGGGTCCGGTTCCACGGCCGGCTGGACAAGGCCCGGCTGCACGAGCTGGTCCGCTCGGCCACGGTGGTGGCGGTGCCGTCCCGGTGGAACGAGAACCAGCCGATGGCGGTGCTGGAGGCGTACGGCTGCGGGGTGCCGGTGGTCGCCTCCGACCTGGGTGGGCTGCCCGAGCTGGTCACCGCCGGGGTGGACGGCGAGGTGGTGCCCCCCGACGATCCGGTCGCGCTGGCCGCCGGGCTGGCCCGGCTGCTGGCCGACCCGCAGCGGGCGTACCGGATGGGGCGGGCCGGCCGGGCGCGGGTGGAGCGGGACTTCTCCCCGCAGGCGCACCTGACCCGGTTGCGGGAGGTCTACGCGACCGCCGCGCGGACCGTGCGGGAGCCGGCGTGA
- a CDS encoding sulfotransferase family protein has translation MNPPVRVLYLAGSGRSGSTLVTTVLGQYPGVFAAGELRYLWQRGAVENRPCGCGRPLRDCPLWRAVLRELPVERAAPTIAAGLRGRLRMRGLPALLRRHRRGVRPVPAHPDDAALADLYAAVARHAGARVVVDSSKLPPYGALVAALPSIDLRVLHLVRDPRATAFSWRRRRGLDGDTDPELMSRPPVWKAALLWLVWNTVTVRLWGDRAPGGYLRVRYEDLTADPEGTLRRIAVFAGVDPAGGPFTGPATVRLRPTHSVAGNPSRHRTGPVPITVDAQWRRDLSRWSYALVTALTAAGLRRFGYRWRRGGPGPAGAERSTGDGRFAQGGPAAAGGWSVGVGRSGPARHEEG, from the coding sequence GTGAATCCGCCGGTGCGGGTGCTCTACCTGGCCGGCAGCGGACGCAGCGGCAGCACGCTGGTCACCACCGTCCTCGGGCAGTACCCGGGGGTCTTCGCCGCCGGGGAGCTGCGCTACCTGTGGCAGCGCGGCGCGGTGGAGAACCGGCCGTGCGGCTGCGGCCGGCCGCTGCGGGACTGCCCGCTGTGGCGTGCGGTTCTCCGGGAGCTGCCGGTGGAGCGGGCCGCCCCGACGATCGCCGCCGGACTGCGGGGCCGGCTGCGGATGCGCGGGCTGCCGGCGCTGCTGCGTCGCCACCGGCGGGGGGTCCGGCCGGTGCCCGCGCACCCCGACGACGCGGCGCTGGCCGACCTGTACGCGGCCGTGGCCCGGCACGCCGGGGCCCGGGTGGTGGTCGACTCGTCGAAGCTGCCCCCGTACGGCGCGCTGGTCGCCGCGCTGCCCAGCATCGACCTGCGGGTGCTGCACCTGGTCCGTGACCCCCGGGCCACCGCCTTCTCCTGGCGTCGTCGCCGGGGGCTGGACGGCGACACCGATCCGGAGCTGATGAGCCGGCCGCCGGTATGGAAGGCGGCCCTGCTCTGGCTGGTGTGGAACACCGTGACCGTCCGGCTGTGGGGTGACCGCGCCCCGGGGGGCTACCTGCGGGTGCGCTACGAGGACCTGACCGCCGATCCGGAGGGGACGCTGCGCCGGATCGCCGTCTTCGCGGGGGTCGACCCCGCTGGCGGCCCGTTCACCGGCCCGGCGACGGTCCGGCTGAGGCCGACGCACTCGGTGGCCGGCAACCCGTCCCGGCACCGGACCGGCCCGGTGCCGATCACCGTCGACGCGCAGTGGCGCCGCGACCTGTCCCGCTGGTCGTACGCGCTGGTCACCGCGCTGACCGCGGCGGGGCTGCGCCGGTTCGGCTACCGGTGGCGGCGCGGCGGCCCGGGCCCGGCGGGGGCCGAACGGTCGACGGGGGACGGGCGGTTCGCGCAGGGTGGGCCGGCTGCGGCCGGTGGGTGGTCGGTGGGCGTCGGGCGATCGGGGCCGGCCCGGCACGAGGAGGGCTGA
- a CDS encoding sulfotransferase family protein: MLAVVVGTGRCGSTLVQELLSRHPGVGFVSGVDDKLSRLNLAGRLNGPLYRRSVPRPAGMTSLRHSRRLLEKGRLRVAPSEAYRLLDRHVLAGFSRPCRDLTAEDLTPYLRRRLRAFFDARIARQGCRLLLHHVTGWPRTGFLRAGYPELRVVNVIRDGRAVTNSWLQMGWWDGWRGPDNWFLGPLPTDLRREWEEYDRSFPVLAALGWKMLMDRFAEARAAHPAAQWLDVRYEDLLADPRGEVARMLDFLDLDWSPAFEKGFGRYRFHAGRRAAYHEELGVAQLAAVERVLDKPLRQWGYRD; encoded by the coding sequence ATGTTGGCGGTGGTGGTCGGCACCGGGCGGTGCGGGTCGACCCTGGTGCAGGAGTTGTTGTCCCGGCATCCCGGCGTCGGGTTCGTCTCCGGCGTCGACGACAAGCTGTCCCGGCTCAACCTGGCCGGCCGGCTCAACGGCCCGCTGTACCGGCGCTCCGTGCCCCGTCCGGCGGGGATGACCTCGCTGCGGCACAGCCGCCGGCTGCTGGAGAAGGGCCGGCTGCGGGTCGCCCCGTCGGAGGCGTACCGCCTGCTGGACCGGCACGTGCTTGCCGGGTTCTCCCGCCCGTGCCGGGACCTGACCGCCGAGGATCTCACCCCGTACCTGCGGCGGCGGCTGCGCGCCTTCTTCGACGCCCGGATCGCCCGGCAGGGATGCCGGCTGCTGCTGCACCACGTGACCGGTTGGCCGAGGACCGGGTTCCTGCGGGCCGGCTACCCGGAGCTGCGGGTGGTCAACGTGATCCGCGACGGCCGGGCGGTGACCAACTCCTGGCTCCAGATGGGCTGGTGGGACGGCTGGCGGGGGCCGGACAACTGGTTCCTCGGCCCGCTGCCGACCGACCTGCGCCGGGAGTGGGAGGAGTACGACAGGTCGTTTCCGGTGCTCGCCGCGCTGGGCTGGAAGATGCTGATGGACCGGTTCGCCGAGGCCCGCGCGGCGCACCCCGCGGCGCAGTGGCTCGACGTGCGCTACGAGGACCTGCTCGCCGACCCGCGCGGCGAGGTGGCCCGGATGCTCGACTTCCTCGACCTGGACTGGTCGCCGGCGTTCGAGAAGGGCTTCGGACGGTACCGGTTCCACGCCGGTCGGCGGGCCGCCTACCACGAGGAGTTGGGCGTCGCGCAGCTCGCCGCCGTGGAACGGGTGCTGGACAAGCCGCTGCGGCAGTGGGGCTACCGGGACTGA